gaattgtttgtgaattttcgaagtttggagttttgtggtggaattatgggaaatccggccgtcggatttccctcgttttcattatggaatatgtaaattgaggaattagaattgtggaagagatttgggttgaatttaagaagtaatggagatagggattttcggatttcgtttaagttcgtaattattttatcggattgccgtttacggaaatataattgtgtacagggcaatgtcgcgagctacggttagatgaaggaactcgtttgcgtggttgccaatagtactgtgagtggacgtttgttttaaataagtgatgcatgcatttatttattaaagcttgttctattttattaacgtattttccgagcatataaagttaattgcgaattatctcgtggatttacttttaaataatgattctcatgaagtatttatgttttataccggttgtgagttttggttatgaagatgttatgctcggattcgaaattataaatgatgttgattttcgacgaattgattttcgatgtgattttcgagatttatactgtttatattatctttataatcgtcgatttgagatttctgaaagattttcgaaatgggatttcgatggaataaattcttgtttatttattcgatttttggcattgggaatgcctcattgacaatctatttatttctttagcgtgtgggacacgctgttaatttatacggcttTATACAGCTTTATATGTAATTCCGAGTAcagttgggaatcgtacccgtattttctttatacgtgggacatggggaagctttaaggatttataagtttttaaccaccatacccggggtcgttatatatatatatattatattgctagctagcctattagtactcctccctacttactatgtgttcgtaggcgagtagaggagagcatgggatgctctagagtgtgggacactccgacccgagccaataaggctcccttcttttgtatggtgaaatttcttccccatattttatcgttgcttgactagcggggctagtccgattttcactgtagccagcggggctggtcgtattttcttgagaaatgagatttcggttttacgatatagtttttgaatgtggtgactagcgaggctagtcaatttatcgttttggaattcttggatttaaagctaaatgtatttttctaattgttgcatgcatcggttattaaagagaataaatgtgggaaagtatgaaatcttttttcctttaaattgtttatttttgtccactcacgctaacatttttcgtctactttcccctgggcctttcggtttctaatgcccagtttgcaggcgtattaggggaggtcgggcgtacatgacatttgaggcatagttgtcactacttccgcagtgtaggatcatttgatcctttactcctctgttatatccctgtgtatagtagtattgctctgcataacctttgggattagtatttttgagttttgtgtttggtgaaagtggagttgttggtaattgggagcagggtggctccaggagtataaggttggtttgcttgaagtgtttcgtgtgttttacaggtttttgggtagtccattttagaggtgactctaccgaatttttggtagagttatccctaaggtgggccccacagggccacctcggatttcagggtgaaattcggggcgggtcctgtcaatattAACTTCGGATCTTCTGtatctgcttctgcttcttcagCTGGTGTGATTTCTTTTAACGGGCAAATGGGGAACTATGGTGGTTATGGATCTATGAACAcagagattgaaacccttcctcTATTCCCCATGCACGGTGAGGACaactttggcaacatgaagactattTCTGAGGGAGGTGGCGGCTACAACTACTACTCCGATGGATGGGGCGGCTACAAcagtggctctcacatttcccttgagcttagCCTCGACTCTTACGACTCGACCTATTTTCCCGCGAAGGTGTTTTCTCTGTGAGAGAAGAGACAAAGCTGTAAAAATTTTCTAGAGCCGCTGACTCGGCTTAGTATTGTTAAAATTTTCCTATTGTAAAAATTTTATTGTgtagtgttgcccccctagtgttgctAGGCTTAGAGAAGAAACGATGTTGGGCCTCAAAaacaggccttcatgaatgggctttGCGAGTGTGGGAACACTAGAATTGCCCGCCATGTCTTATGCGAAGAAATTGTCTACGACTCCTCCGAGTCCCAGACATTGGGAAAATATTTCTTCAAGTATCTGCCATTAATAGGATATGATGGACATCTCCATCCAGgtccttgagatgaaaagctCCTTTTTTTAAGATTTTATAGATGATGTACGAGCCTTCCCATCTTGGAGTCCATTTGCCACGACCATCTAATTTTTCGCCAAGCGGGATaactgctttccaaaccaactctCCTTTGATGTAACTCCTTCCCCGAGTCCGCTTGTCATAGGGGCGAGCGACTCGTTGCTTTTCCATGACCAAACTATCTAAAGCCTCCAAGTGCTTTTCgctaaggtcttcatgttcttgcCACATAGCCTGAACGTAGTCTTCTCCAATGAGATGATATTGCTCTTGAACTCGTAATGATTGGACGTTGACTTCCAACGACAGGACtgcatcatggccaaacatcaaagcataaGGTGTTGTCGCGGTGGGATTTCGCTTAAAGGTGTGGTAGGCCCAAAGAGTTTCATAAAGTGTCTCATGCCACTGTCGTGGATTAGCTTCCAACATTTTTTTCAGCAAATTGATAATGATCTTGTTgctggcctccgcttgaccgttAGACTGAGCATAATAAGAACTGGAATTGACGAACTGTATTCCCCATTCTCTTGCCAGTTTATCAACTTCACCACCCATGAAAGCTGCCCCCCGGTCCGAAACAAAAAATTCTGGGATCCCAAATCTGCAGATGATGTTTCTGAATAGGAATTGTCGCAACATGCCACCAGATGCTTCCTTCAAAGGTTCTGCTTCAACCCACTTTGTAAGAAATCAGTCGCGACGATGATGAGCTTGTGTTGAAGTGATGAATATGGGTGAATCATTCCAATTAAATCCAACGCCCATCCTCTTGCGGGCCAAGGCTTTATAATGGGTTGCATTGGAATATTAGGGACATGCTAGACCAACTCATGAGCTTGGCAGTCCAAACAACATTTGGCGAACACGATACAATCCTTCAACATACTAGGCTAAAAATATCCATGTCGTGTAAGCAACCATCGCATCTTTGGACCTGCTTGGTGAGCGCCACAAATGCCAGAATGAACTTCGCGCATGGGTTGTTTCGCTTCGCGGCCATAAACACATCTGAAATCCACACTATCTTCTCCTCGTCTGTGAAGTTCATCACCTCTGAGGAAGCAGTTGAGGGCAAGATAGCGAATCCTTCTATCCGTGGTATGATCAGGATGCTTGAGATAATTGATCAAAGGGATGCGAATATCCACGTCAATAGATTCCAGGGTCGCGACTGAGGTATCGTCTGGAGGATCTTTTCtcgccatccatgaaggaagcGTGCGACGCTCAACTTTAAGGATTCTTTCCCGCACACTATATCTCAATGCTACCCTTGTTGCCAGCTGGGCCAACTCATT
This portion of the Rosa chinensis cultivar Old Blush chromosome 1, RchiOBHm-V2, whole genome shotgun sequence genome encodes:
- the LOC112168910 gene encoding uncharacterized protein LOC112168910, giving the protein MGGEVDKLAREWGIQFVNSSSYYAQSNGQAEASNKIIINLLKKMLEANPRQWHETLYETLWAYHTFKRNPTATTPYALMFGHDAVLSLEVNVQSLRVQEQYHLIGEDYVQAMWQEHEDLSEKHLEALDSLVMEKQRVARPYDKRTRGRSYIKGELVWKAVIPLGEKLDGRGKWTPRWEGSYIIYKILKKGAFHLKDLDGDVHHILLMADT